A single Pieris rapae chromosome 2, ilPieRapa1.1, whole genome shotgun sequence DNA region contains:
- the LOC110995329 gene encoding geranylgeranyl pyrophosphate synthase: MSHLHTKSGLSQDEKLLMPFTYIQQVPGKQIRAKLTVAFNYWLRVSDEKLKAVGEIVQMLHNSSLLLDDIEDNSILRRGIPVAHSIYGVASTINAANYVMIVALDKTLKLGHPLATTVYTEQLLELHRGQGMEIYWRDNFQCPSEDEYKEMTMKKTGGLFMLAIRLMQLFSENKSDFSRLSSILGLYFQIRDDYCNLCLQEYSENKSYCEDLTEGKFSFPVIHAIRNQEDDNQVLHILRQRTRDVEVKRYCIKLLEKCGSFQHTRDTLIALDREARAEVARLGGNPHLEELLDELLSWQSNKK, translated from the exons ATGTCGCACTTACATACGAAAAGCGGTTTATCTCAGGATGAG AAACTCCTAATGCCATTCACTTACATCCAACAAGTGCCAGGAAAGCAGATAAGAGCCAAATTAACTGTAGCCTTTAATTATTGGCTTCGGGTGAgtgatgaaaaattaaaagctgTTGGAGAGATTGTTCAAATGCTGCACAATTCCAGTTTACT TTTAGATGACATAGAAGACAATTCAATTCTGAGGCGAGGCATTCCAGTAGCACATTCTATATATGGAGTGGCTAGTACAATTAATGCAGCCAATTATGTCATGATAGTTGCACTTGACAAGACATTGAAATTAGGGCACCCTTTG GCAACTACGGTATACACTGAACAGTTACTAGAGCTTCATCGCGGTCAGGGCATGGAGATATACTGGAGAGATAATTTTCAGTGCCCCTCTGAAGATGAATATAAAGAGATGACAATGAAAA AGACGGGAGGTCTATTTATGCTGGCCATTCGATTGATGCAGCTCTTCTCTGAGAACAAGTCGGACTTCAGCCGGCTCTCATCTATCCTAGGCCTTTACTTCCAGATTAGAGATGATTACTGCAATCTCTGCTTGCAAGAG TACTCCGAGAATAAAAGCTACTGTGAAGATCTAACGGAAGGGAAATTCAGTTTTCCGGTCATTCACGCGATCCGAAACCAGGAAGACGACAATCAAGTATTGC ACATACTCCGTCAACGCACCCGTGACGTGGAAGTGAAGCGGTACTGCATCAAACTGCTGGAGAAATGTGGAAGCTTCCAGCATACCAGAGATACCCTCATTGCACTGGACCGAGAAGCAAGGGCTGAG GTGGCCCGTTTAGGAGGAAACCCGCATTTAGAAGAACTACTCGATGAGCTTCTAAGTTGGCagtcaaacaaaaaatag
- the LOC110995331 gene encoding uncharacterized protein LOC110995331: protein MYLTMSARNYMSAREKKVNRVDCLPYINQQKFRRPELSVLSANAYNLNRNLVYSCNNFAGDSLERSGTPYSDFLSESETSTPDFHSEESDSSAGSILKRNTAETTRVLADEWERIERTLYNEDGEKSKRPEIIEECRQWQELHPQLRILGKAISIPDKRLHYRQIEHEEVIAMHYSDYEQFSESEERHSQSSTDVTPTNSPRTSTSDIPDTKLYREKISYQYSPEIDLLDTFSSLLQIKPIQIRSPSHKKKQNQSILRSDIASSKWMKPYRPDTSVNYGRNSAKSYISLDHTKNSLDNRINSRVFTARLRESSLQPLHSPESHNGTFRHGQQNNYNMRKVSLPPLLREGEKKKTVESAKKLSRSRKSSTKLHLDRLKHN from the exons ATGTATCTAACTATGTCGGCAAGAAATTATATGTCGGCTCGAGAGAAGAAAGTAAATAGAGTGGATTGTTTACCATATATAAATCAACAAAAATTTCGTCGACCGGAGCTTTCTGTACTCTCTGCTAATGCTTATAATTTGAATAGAAATTTAGTATACTCGTGTAACAATTTTGCTGGCGACAGCTTGGAAAGATCAGGAACACCATATTCCGATTTCCTCTCGGAGAGTGAGACAA GCACACCAGATTTTCATAGTGAGGAGAGTGATAGCAGTGCTggatcaattttaaaaagaaacacaGCTGAGACTACAAGAGTATTAGCTGATGAATGGGAAAGAATTGAGAGAACTCTGTACAATGAGGATGGGGAAAAATCTAAACGACCTGAAATTATAGAGGAATGTCGGCAATGGCAAGAATTGCACCCACAACTTAG aatACTTGGTAAGGCAATCTCTATACCAGATAAAAGGTTACACTATAGACAAATTGAACATGAAGAAGTTATTGCAATGCACTACAGTGACTATGAACAATTTAGTGAAAGTGAAGAGAGGCACTCTCAGAGCAGTACAGATGTCACACCAACAAATTCACCTCGGACATCAACAAGTGACATTCCAGATACAAAACTTTACAGAGAAAAGATATCATACCAATACTCACCAGAAATTGATCTATTAGATACATTTAGTTCACTATTACAAATAAAGCCTATACAAATAAGGAGTCCTTCCCACAAGAAAAAACAGAATCAATCTATACTAAGATCAGATATAGCATCTTCAAAATGGATGAAGCCTTATCGTCCTGATACATCTGTAAACTATGGAAGAAATAGTGCAAAATCATACATTTCTCTAGATCACACAAAAAATTCACTAGATAATAGAATTAATTCAAGAGTATTTACAGCAAGGTTAAGAGAATCATCTCTACAGCCTTTGCATTCACCTGAATCACATAATGGAACATTTAGGCATGGGCaacaaaataactataatatgaGAAAAGTATCATTACCACCTCTGTTGCGAGAAGGAGAGAAAAAAAAGACAGTTGAATCTGCCAAGAAACTAAGTAGGTCAAGAAAGAGCAGTACAAAACTTCATCTGGATAGACTGAAACATAACTAG